One part of the Mycobacterium marinum genome encodes these proteins:
- a CDS encoding serine hydrolase — MQGTRRLTNRGRNRLRSVTVLTAAAALVLTLTPGCSSSPTPSANAANPQRRIDTVTPPGLRAQQTMDMLNSDWPIGPAGVATLAAPSKVDSVEATMEGLWWDRPFALDSVDISASVATLHLTSSYGARQDIRLHTDDGGWVDRFELETLPPPTITAWRDVDAVLSKTGARYSYQVSKVEKGQCTRVAGTNTNQPLPLASIFKLYVLHALADAIKSGTASWDDQLTVTAKSKAVGSSGLELSPGDHVSVRRAAEKMIANSDNMATDLLIGRLGKHAIEQALATAGHHDPASMTPFPTMYELFSVGWGQPDLREQWKQASAQQRAALLEQADSTPYRPDPTRAHTPASNYGAEWYGSAEDICRVHLALQADAVGPAAPVRKILSAVAGIALDRNYWPYIGAKAGGLPGDLTFSWYAEDKTGQPWVVSFQLNWPRDHGPNVTGWMLQVAKQVFALVAPE; from the coding sequence TTGCAGGGAACACGCCGGCTGACTAACCGGGGCCGCAACCGGCTGCGCAGCGTGACGGTGCTCACCGCCGCCGCGGCGCTGGTGCTGACGCTGACACCTGGGTGCTCGTCCTCGCCCACCCCATCGGCCAACGCGGCCAACCCGCAACGCCGGATCGACACCGTGACTCCACCGGGTCTGCGCGCCCAGCAGACCATGGACATGCTCAATTCGGACTGGCCGATCGGCCCGGCCGGAGTGGCCACGCTGGCCGCGCCCAGCAAGGTCGACTCGGTCGAAGCCACCATGGAGGGACTCTGGTGGGACCGGCCGTTCGCCCTCGACAGTGTGGACATCAGCGCCAGCGTGGCAACGCTGCACCTGACCTCCTCCTACGGCGCGCGACAGGACATCCGCCTGCACACCGATGACGGCGGCTGGGTGGACCGGTTCGAACTCGAAACGCTTCCCCCACCGACGATCACCGCCTGGCGCGACGTCGATGCCGTATTGAGCAAGACCGGCGCCCGATACTCCTACCAGGTGTCCAAGGTCGAAAAGGGGCAGTGCACTCGAGTCGCGGGCACCAACACCAACCAACCTCTACCCCTGGCATCGATTTTCAAGTTGTACGTGCTGCATGCCCTGGCGGATGCGATCAAGAGCGGCACCGCATCCTGGGACGACCAGCTGACCGTTACCGCCAAGAGCAAGGCCGTCGGCTCCTCTGGCCTGGAATTATCTCCCGGCGACCATGTTTCGGTACGCCGGGCGGCCGAGAAAATGATCGCCAATAGCGACAACATGGCCACCGACTTGCTGATCGGGCGGCTGGGTAAGCATGCCATCGAGCAGGCGCTGGCCACCGCCGGCCATCACGATCCGGCCAGCATGACTCCTTTCCCCACCATGTATGAGCTGTTCTCGGTGGGTTGGGGTCAACCCGATCTGCGGGAGCAATGGAAGCAGGCGTCTGCGCAACAGCGAGCGGCATTACTCGAACAGGCCGATTCGACTCCGTACCGCCCCGATCCGACTCGTGCCCACACCCCGGCCTCAAACTACGGTGCCGAATGGTATGGCAGCGCCGAGGACATCTGCCGGGTCCACCTGGCACTGCAGGCCGATGCGGTCGGTCCCGCCGCACCGGTGCGAAAGATCCTGTCCGCCGTCGCGGGCATTGCGCTAGACCGCAACTACTGGCCCTACATCGGCGCGAAAGCCGGTGGTCTGCCGGGAGACTTGACCTTCAGCTGGTATGCGGAGGACAAGACCGGGCAACCGTGGGTGGTGAGCTTCCAGCTGAACTGGCCGCGTGACCATGGACCGAATGTGACCGGATGGATGCTGCAGGTCGCCAAGCAGGTCTTCGCGCTGGTCGCTCCCGAATAG
- a CDS encoding polyprenyl synthetase family protein codes for MIDNLSPALRLCAGFHIGWWEPDGRDSSVRHGKAVRPALSITCARAAGGAMDAAIAAAVAVELVHDCSLLHDDIMDGDVTRRHRPAAWVVYGVPMAILTGDALLVLALDLVHEGASGSALRKAALELCAGQSADLAFEQRTKVWLPECLQMAQQKTGALFGVACQLGALAAGADSLVADQYAQFGRHLGLSFQLVDDILGIWGNESVTGKPVFSDLQSRKKSLPVVAALSSGTAAGAKLETLLGGSDALSDHELAFAADLIEDAGGRAWAEGEALRHRGLALDALAAAEPEPTAAEDLLALAELMTVRAA; via the coding sequence GTGATCGATAATCTCTCGCCCGCGCTGCGGCTTTGCGCAGGGTTTCATATCGGCTGGTGGGAACCCGATGGGCGCGACAGTTCGGTGCGCCATGGCAAGGCTGTTCGGCCGGCCCTGTCGATTACCTGCGCGCGCGCAGCTGGCGGGGCAATGGATGCCGCGATTGCAGCTGCGGTAGCGGTCGAGTTGGTGCACGATTGTTCTTTGTTGCACGACGACATCATGGATGGTGACGTAACCCGGCGGCATCGCCCGGCGGCGTGGGTGGTCTACGGCGTACCGATGGCGATACTCACCGGTGACGCGCTGCTGGTGCTGGCGTTGGACTTGGTCCACGAGGGGGCCTCGGGCTCGGCGTTGCGCAAAGCGGCACTGGAATTGTGCGCCGGCCAATCCGCCGACCTCGCCTTCGAGCAACGCACCAAAGTCTGGTTGCCCGAGTGTCTTCAAATGGCACAACAGAAGACGGGCGCTCTGTTCGGCGTGGCGTGTCAATTGGGTGCGCTCGCGGCCGGCGCCGACAGTCTTGTTGCCGACCAGTACGCGCAGTTCGGTCGCCACTTGGGACTCTCTTTTCAGCTGGTCGACGACATTCTCGGAATCTGGGGCAATGAATCGGTTACCGGCAAACCCGTGTTCTCCGATCTGCAGTCGAGAAAAAAGTCGTTGCCGGTGGTAGCCGCGCTGTCCTCTGGCACGGCGGCGGGCGCCAAGCTGGAAACCCTGCTTGGCGGCAGTGACGCCCTCAGCGATCATGAGTTGGCGTTCGCCGCTGACTTGATTGAGGATGCGGGCGGCCGGGCTTGGGCGGAGGGGGAGGCGCTGCGGCATCGGGGCCTGGCTCTTGACGCTCTGGCTGCCGCCGAACCGGAGCCGACCGCGGCGGAGGATTTGCTGGCCCTGGCTGAGCTGATGACCGTGCGGGCGGCGTGA
- a CDS encoding alpha/beta fold hydrolase, with protein MPTDLLTYHGGEGEPLVLVHGLMGRGATWSRQLPWLTRLGAVYTYDAPWHRGRDVDDPYPISTERFVADLGEAVAELGGPARLVGHSMGALHSWCLAAERPGLVSALVVEDMAPDFVGRTTGPWEPWLHALPVEFDSADQVFAEFGPLAGQYFLEAFDRTATGWRLHGYTSRWIQIAAEWGTRDYWAQWRAVRQPALLIEAGNSVTPPGQMLAMSRVSSCTAYVHVAGAGHLVHDEAPHVYRRAVESFLCGARP; from the coding sequence ATGCCCACCGATCTGTTGACCTATCACGGCGGAGAGGGCGAGCCGTTGGTCCTGGTGCACGGGCTGATGGGCCGGGGCGCCACGTGGTCGCGTCAGCTGCCGTGGCTGACTCGCCTCGGTGCCGTGTACACCTACGACGCGCCCTGGCACCGCGGCCGCGACGTCGACGATCCGTATCCGATCAGCACCGAACGTTTCGTGGCCGACCTGGGTGAGGCGGTGGCCGAGCTGGGCGGGCCGGCCAGGCTGGTCGGACATTCGATGGGTGCCCTGCATTCGTGGTGTTTGGCCGCCGAGCGTCCCGGGCTGGTGTCGGCGTTGGTGGTCGAGGACATGGCGCCGGATTTCGTCGGCCGCACCACCGGCCCGTGGGAGCCGTGGTTGCACGCACTTCCCGTTGAATTCGATTCGGCCGATCAGGTATTCGCGGAATTCGGGCCGCTTGCCGGGCAGTACTTTCTGGAAGCCTTCGACCGCACGGCCACGGGGTGGCGCCTGCATGGGTACACCTCGCGGTGGATCCAGATCGCCGCTGAATGGGGTACGCGCGACTACTGGGCACAATGGCGGGCGGTGCGGCAGCCGGCGCTTCTGATCGAGGCCGGAAACTCCGTAACGCCGCCGGGCCAGATGCTTGCGATGTCTCGTGTGTCCAGCTGTACGGCATATGTGCACGTCGCGGGAGCGGGGCATTTGGTTCACGACGAAGCTCCCCATGTTTACCGACGAGCAGTCGAATCGTTTCTCTGCGGCGCACGACCATGA
- the mhuD gene encoding mycobilin-forming heme oxygenase MhuD: protein MPVVKINAISVPAGAGPELEKRFAHRAHAVDNSPGFLGFQLLRPVKGEDRYFVVTHWESDEAFQAWANGPAKEAHAGERANPVSTGASLLEFEVVLDVAGNTPAD from the coding sequence ATGCCAGTGGTGAAGATCAATGCAATCTCGGTGCCGGCCGGCGCTGGCCCCGAACTGGAAAAGCGCTTCGCCCACCGCGCGCACGCGGTGGATAACTCTCCGGGCTTTCTCGGCTTTCAATTGCTGCGTCCAGTCAAGGGTGAAGACCGCTACTTCGTGGTGACACACTGGGAGTCTGATGAAGCGTTCCAGGCTTGGGCGAACGGGCCCGCCAAAGAAGCTCATGCCGGCGAACGGGCCAATCCCGTGTCAACCGGCGCCTCGCTATTGGAATTCGAGGTTGTGCTCGACGTTGCAGGGAACACGCCGGCTGACTAA
- a CDS encoding PE family protein has product MPLVFATPEIIAAAATDLAQIGSAISGANTAAAAPTTEVLAAGADEVSTVVASLFSRYAQAYQVLGADMAAIHDQFVEALNAGANWYAGVESANTSTLQTVQQDVLGLINAPTQALLGRGLIGNGAAGTASHPDGYDGGFLYGSGGSGYNSATSGVGGGAGGAAGLIGNGGAGGAGGAAAAGGSGGQGGWLYGNAGLWGNGGAGGAGGDGTAGAAGVNPTTMPAGNGTPGLTGRDTGGPGGPGADGTEYGQTGGTGGTGGYGRVEGGDGGVGGVGGQGAPGGVGGSGGAGGGGGHGGLLVGNGGGGGAGGIGGGGGTGAVGGTGGAGGAGGDSEFAGGNGNTGGDGGTGGTGGAGGDGGNGGAGGAGGLLGHSGNPGLGGEGGTGGGGGDGGHWGDGGGPGSGSRRGMSGSHGSYGQPGGSGADGAHGQPG; this is encoded by the coding sequence ATGCCGCTAGTTTTTGCCACACCGGAGATCATCGCGGCCGCAGCAACGGACTTGGCGCAGATTGGGTCGGCGATCAGCGGGGCCAACACCGCGGCGGCGGCTCCGACCACCGAAGTGCTTGCCGCCGGTGCAGATGAGGTCTCGACGGTCGTTGCGTCCCTGTTCTCCCGCTACGCCCAGGCTTATCAGGTGCTGGGCGCCGACATGGCGGCCATTCATGACCAGTTCGTGGAGGCCTTGAACGCCGGCGCAAATTGGTATGCCGGTGTGGAGTCGGCCAACACTTCGACACTACAAACCGTGCAGCAGGACGTGTTGGGGTTGATCAACGCACCCACGCAGGCCCTGCTGGGGCGAGGGCTGATCGGCAACGGTGCCGCGGGAACCGCATCGCACCCCGATGGGTATGACGGGGGGTTCTTGTACGGCAGCGGCGGTAGCGGCTACAACAGCGCCACCTCCGGAGTGGGCGGCGGTGCCGGCGGGGCCGCGGGCCTGATCGGCAATGGCGGTGCCGGAGGGGCGGGCGGAGCCGCGGCGGCCGGCGGGTCCGGCGGTCAAGGCGGCTGGCTGTACGGCAACGCCGGGCTCTGGGGCAACGGCGGTGCCGGCGGTGCGGGCGGGGACGGCACGGCCGGCGCGGCCGGTGTCAACCCCACGACCATGCCGGCCGGCAACGGAACCCCAGGTCTCACCGGACGTGACACCGGCGGTCCCGGCGGTCCCGGCGCCGACGGCACCGAGTACGGGCAGACCGGCGGCACCGGCGGTACCGGCGGCTACGGCCGTGTGGAGGGGGGCGACGGCGGCGTAGGCGGGGTCGGTGGGCAGGGCGCTCCAGGCGGCGTCGGGGGTAGCGGCGGCGCCGGGGGTGGTGGAGGCCATGGCGGGCTACTCGTCGGCAACGGTGGCGGCGGCGGTGCCGGGGGCATCGGCGGCGGCGGTGGCACCGGTGCGGTCGGCGGTACCGGCGGCGCCGGCGGTGCCGGCGGAGACTCGGAATTTGCCGGCGGCAATGGCAATACCGGTGGCGACGGCGGCACTGGCGGGACCGGCGGAGCCGGCGGCGATGGCGGCAACGGTGGTGCGGGCGGCGCGGGAGGTCTGTTAGGGCACTCGGGTAACCCCGGGCTTGGCGGCGAGGGCGGTACCGGTGGCGGTGGTGGCGACGGCGGTCATTGGGGCGACGGTGGGGGCCCCGGAAGTGGATCGCGCAGGGGCATGTCTGGATCCCATGGCAGTTACGGACAACCCGGGGGTTCGGGCGCGGACGGGGCGCACGGCCAGCCGGGCTGA
- the clpC1 gene encoding ATP-dependent protease ATP-binding subunit ClpC — protein MFERFTDRARRVVVLAQEEARMLNHNYIGTEHILLGLIHEGEGVAAKSLESLGISLEGVRSQVEEIIGQGQQAPSGHIPFTPRAKKVLELSLREALQLGHNYIGTEHILLGLIREGEGVAAQVLVKLGAELTRVRQQVIQLLSGYQGKEAAEAGTGGRGGESGSPSTSLVLDQFGRNLTAAAMEGKLDPVIGREKEIERVMQVLSRRTKNNPVLIGEPGVGKTAVVEGLAQAIVHGEVPETLKDKQLYTLDLGSLVAGSRYRGDFEERLKKVLKEINTRGDIILFIDELHTLVGAGAAEGAIDAASILKPKLARGELQTIGATTLDEYRKYIEKDAALERRFQPVQVGEPTVEHTIEILKGLRDRYEAHHRVSITDSAMVAAATLADRYINDRFLPDKAIDLIDEAGARMRIRRMTAPPDLREFDEKIADARREKESAIDAQDFEKAASLRDREKQLVAQRAEREKQWRSGDLDVVAEVDDEQIAEVLGNWTGIPVFKLTEAETTRLLRMEDELHKRIIGQEDAVKAVSKAIRRTRAGLKDPKRPSGSFIFAGPSGVGKTELSKALANFLFGDDDALIQIDMGEFHDRFTASRLFGAPPGYVGYEEGGQLTEKVRRKPFSVVLFDEIEKAHQEIYNSLLQVLEDGRLTDGQGRTVDFKNTVLIFTSNLGTSDISKPVGLGFSQTGGENDYERMKQKVNDELKKHFRPEFLNRIDDIIVFHQLTRDEIIRMVDLMIGRVANQLKSKDMALELTDKAKSLLAKRGFDPVLGARPLRRTIQREIEDQLSEKILFEEVGPGQVVTVDVDNWDGEGAGEDAKFTFTGTRKPPSEPDLAKAGAHSAGGPGPTEQ, from the coding sequence ATGTTCGAACGTTTTACCGACCGTGCCCGCCGGGTCGTTGTCCTGGCGCAAGAAGAGGCCCGGATGCTGAACCACAACTACATCGGCACCGAGCACATTCTGCTGGGGCTAATCCATGAAGGCGAAGGCGTTGCGGCCAAGTCGCTGGAGTCGCTCGGGATCTCGCTGGAAGGTGTGCGCAGCCAGGTCGAAGAGATCATCGGCCAGGGCCAGCAGGCACCGTCCGGGCACATCCCGTTCACTCCGCGCGCCAAGAAGGTGCTCGAACTCAGCCTGCGCGAGGCGCTGCAGCTCGGCCACAACTACATCGGTACCGAGCACATCCTGCTCGGCCTGATTCGCGAGGGCGAGGGTGTGGCCGCCCAGGTGCTGGTCAAGCTGGGCGCCGAACTGACCCGGGTGCGCCAGCAGGTGATCCAGCTGCTGAGCGGCTACCAGGGCAAGGAGGCCGCCGAGGCAGGCACTGGCGGCCGGGGAGGGGAGTCCGGCTCTCCCTCCACGTCGCTGGTTCTCGACCAGTTCGGCCGCAACCTGACCGCGGCTGCCATGGAAGGCAAACTGGACCCGGTCATCGGCCGCGAGAAGGAAATCGAGCGGGTCATGCAGGTGCTCTCCCGGCGCACCAAGAACAACCCGGTGCTCATCGGCGAGCCCGGCGTGGGCAAGACCGCTGTGGTCGAGGGCCTGGCGCAGGCCATCGTGCACGGCGAGGTGCCCGAGACGCTGAAGGACAAGCAGCTCTACACGCTGGACCTCGGCTCGCTGGTCGCGGGTTCGCGCTACCGCGGTGACTTCGAGGAACGCCTGAAGAAGGTGCTCAAGGAGATCAATACCCGCGGCGACATCATCCTGTTCATCGACGAGCTGCACACGCTGGTCGGGGCGGGTGCCGCCGAGGGCGCGATCGATGCCGCAAGCATCCTCAAGCCCAAGCTGGCTCGCGGCGAGCTGCAGACGATCGGTGCCACCACCCTCGACGAGTACCGCAAGTACATCGAGAAGGACGCCGCGCTGGAGCGCCGTTTCCAGCCGGTGCAGGTGGGTGAGCCGACGGTCGAGCACACGATCGAGATTCTCAAGGGTCTGCGGGACCGCTACGAGGCGCACCACCGCGTGTCGATCACCGATTCCGCGATGGTGGCCGCCGCGACGCTGGCCGACCGCTACATCAACGACCGGTTCCTGCCGGACAAGGCGATCGACCTGATCGATGAGGCGGGCGCCCGGATGCGGATCCGCCGCATGACCGCGCCGCCAGACCTGCGCGAGTTCGACGAGAAGATCGCCGACGCGCGCCGGGAGAAGGAATCGGCGATCGATGCCCAGGACTTCGAGAAGGCGGCGAGCCTGCGCGACCGGGAGAAGCAACTGGTGGCGCAGCGTGCCGAGCGTGAAAAGCAATGGCGTTCGGGCGATCTTGACGTGGTCGCCGAAGTCGATGACGAACAGATCGCCGAAGTGCTGGGCAACTGGACTGGCATCCCGGTGTTCAAGCTCACCGAGGCGGAGACCACCCGCCTGCTGCGGATGGAAGACGAGCTGCACAAGCGGATCATCGGCCAGGAAGACGCGGTCAAGGCGGTCTCCAAGGCGATCCGCCGCACCCGCGCGGGGCTGAAGGACCCGAAGCGCCCGTCGGGCTCGTTCATCTTCGCCGGCCCGTCCGGTGTCGGTAAGACCGAGCTGTCCAAGGCGCTGGCCAACTTCTTGTTCGGTGACGACGACGCGCTCATCCAGATCGACATGGGCGAGTTCCACGACCGGTTCACCGCGTCCCGGCTCTTCGGTGCTCCGCCCGGATATGTCGGCTACGAAGAGGGCGGCCAGCTCACCGAGAAGGTGCGGCGCAAGCCGTTCAGCGTGGTGCTCTTCGATGAGATCGAGAAGGCACACCAGGAGATCTACAACAGTCTGTTGCAGGTCCTCGAGGACGGCCGGCTCACCGACGGTCAGGGCCGCACGGTCGACTTCAAGAACACCGTGCTGATCTTCACGTCGAATCTGGGGACATCCGATATTTCCAAGCCCGTCGGCCTCGGGTTCAGCCAGACTGGCGGCGAGAACGACTACGAGCGGATGAAGCAGAAGGTCAACGACGAACTCAAGAAGCACTTCCGGCCGGAGTTCCTCAACCGCATCGACGACATCATCGTCTTCCACCAGCTGACTCGCGACGAGATCATCCGGATGGTCGACCTGATGATCGGCCGCGTCGCCAACCAGCTCAAGAGCAAGGACATGGCGCTCGAGCTGACCGACAAGGCAAAGTCGCTGCTGGCCAAGCGCGGTTTCGACCCGGTCTTGGGTGCTCGTCCGCTGCGGCGAACCATTCAGCGTGAGATCGAGGACCAGCTCTCGGAGAAGATCCTCTTCGAGGAGGTCGGTCCGGGACAGGTCGTCACCGTCGACGTCGACAACTGGGACGGCGAGGGCGCCGGTGAGGACGCGAAATTTACGTTCACCGGTACCCGCAAGCCGCCGAGTGAGCCGGACCTGGCAAAGGCCGGAGCACACAGCGCCGGGGGACCTGGGCCCACCGAGCAGTAA
- a CDS encoding CbtB domain-containing protein, translating into MANSQAAQAGSVDLSAASAALWLAGTAVLALLAIYFVGIDQGAVSLVGGDTHVHEFFHDARHLLGFPCH; encoded by the coding sequence GTGGCGAACTCTCAGGCCGCCCAGGCCGGTTCGGTTGACCTATCGGCGGCAAGCGCAGCGCTGTGGCTGGCCGGCACGGCTGTCCTGGCGCTGTTGGCGATCTATTTCGTCGGCATCGATCAAGGGGCGGTATCGCTGGTGGGCGGCGATACCCACGTTCATGAGTTCTTCCACGACGCCAGGCATTTGCTCGGCTTCCCGTGCCACTGA
- a CDS encoding CbtA family protein → MERRLIARGLLAGAVGAVLAFVFARLFAEPIIGQAVEFEDARTEAAHAHGVHEHGAELFSRGVQANAGLGFGVLIFGLAVGALFAVVFCLVYGRVGNPSASPAPRVLSIRLAALAFTVVYLVPFVKYPPNPPAVGQADTIGARTLWYLVMVVASVTLAIVAVYLVRWLSMRMDMFNAGLLAAGAYLIAVTVVMAILPTVAEIPQGFPADVLYEFRLVSLGTQLVLWASIGLVFSALVGRGLDERADSGRVQSAAA, encoded by the coding sequence GTGGAGCGGCGCCTGATCGCACGAGGTCTGCTGGCGGGCGCGGTGGGTGCCGTGTTGGCGTTCGTGTTCGCCCGGCTGTTCGCCGAACCCATCATCGGCCAGGCTGTCGAATTCGAAGACGCCCGCACCGAAGCTGCGCACGCTCACGGGGTGCACGAGCACGGTGCGGAATTGTTCAGCCGCGGCGTGCAGGCCAACGCTGGATTGGGTTTCGGAGTCCTGATTTTCGGCCTCGCGGTGGGAGCCCTTTTCGCCGTTGTGTTTTGTCTGGTGTACGGACGCGTGGGAAACCCGTCGGCAAGCCCCGCACCGCGGGTGCTTTCGATTCGGCTAGCGGCGCTGGCCTTCACCGTGGTGTATCTGGTCCCGTTCGTGAAGTATCCGCCCAACCCGCCGGCCGTCGGTCAAGCGGACACCATCGGTGCACGCACCCTGTGGTACCTGGTCATGGTGGTGGCGTCGGTGACGTTGGCAATCGTGGCCGTCTATTTGGTGCGGTGGCTCTCGATGCGGATGGACATGTTCAATGCCGGGTTGCTTGCGGCCGGTGCGTACCTGATTGCGGTCACGGTGGTCATGGCGATCCTGCCGACCGTTGCCGAGATACCCCAGGGCTTTCCCGCCGATGTCCTCTACGAGTTCAGGTTGGTCTCGCTGGGAACCCAACTGGTGTTGTGGGCATCCATCGGACTGGTCTTCTCGGCGCTCGTAGGGCGAGGGCTGGACGAGCGGGCCGATAGCGGACGGGTGCAAAGCGCCGCGGCGTGA
- a CDS encoding histidine phosphatase family protein, which yields MTDVTRLILVSHGMTDAMAVGRFPDDEPLNHTGRRWAAPLESNRDSRQYAGPERRCCQSAQLLGLQAVTEPLLADLDCGHWRGSRLADIAPADLTTWLSDPGQAPHGGESILELIDRVAGWLESLQGNTVAVTHPAIIRAAILVSLDGCPKSFWRIDVAPSSRIALHYRDRRWTLRL from the coding sequence ATGACCGATGTCACGCGGTTGATCCTGGTGTCGCACGGGATGACCGACGCGATGGCCGTCGGCCGCTTTCCCGACGACGAGCCGCTCAACCACACTGGTCGCCGATGGGCGGCGCCATTGGAGAGTAACCGCGACTCGCGACAATACGCCGGGCCCGAGCGGCGTTGCTGTCAAAGCGCGCAGCTGCTGGGACTGCAAGCGGTCACCGAGCCGCTGCTGGCCGATCTGGATTGTGGGCATTGGCGCGGGTCGAGGCTGGCCGACATTGCGCCCGCCGACCTTACGACGTGGCTGAGTGACCCCGGGCAAGCGCCGCACGGCGGTGAGTCGATTCTCGAGTTGATTGATCGGGTCGCCGGATGGTTGGAGTCATTACAAGGCAATACGGTCGCGGTGACCCACCCCGCCATAATCAGGGCGGCAATTCTAGTCTCCCTCGACGGCTGCCCGAAGTCGTTCTGGCGCATCGATGTTGCACCGTCAAGTCGGATAGCGCTCCATTACCGCGATCGGCGCTGGACACTGCGCCTATAG
- a CDS encoding DHA2 family efflux MFS transporter permease subunit, which translates to MNRGNVRPKLVLGVIVLGSFIASIDLTIVNVALPTLSRALRASNAELQWIVDSYAIAAAGLLLAAGNLGDRYGRRGWLTIGLVIVGASSAVAASAGSAQAVIGARAVMGVGAAIIFPTSLALVTNVFVDSTHRARAIGVWSAVTGIAVVVGPILGGWLIEHFSVGSIFWVNVPIAVVAIVSVNMFVPTSRNPDRPPLDLPGLLVSTIGVTVLTYTLIEAPNIGWASARTAAGFALAVVLLAVFLWVERRTWHPILDLSIFANRRFSGGTAAVTTAYLVMCGFIFVATQYLQFVAGYRAFDTGVRLVPLAFSYAGLSVIAPRIVERVGTTAVVTSGLVMVAVSVACAGGFDAGTPYWLIAAVMTALGSGLGLTMAPASEAIMGSLSPTAAGVGSAVTGVSRQLGACLGVAIVGSVFASVYLRSMSDNAALHGLDPAARAAMRQSMAAAKQVLDQLPVGEAPAIRHAVESAFLESFGVGCLACGVFAAVGAVVVAFLLPARGEARDDVAVSVAASAIGPAEGGK; encoded by the coding sequence ATGAACCGCGGCAATGTTCGTCCGAAGTTGGTGCTGGGTGTCATCGTTCTAGGCAGTTTCATCGCATCTATCGATTTGACCATCGTCAATGTCGCGCTGCCCACGTTGTCTCGTGCGTTGCGGGCTAGCAACGCCGAGCTGCAGTGGATCGTCGATTCGTATGCGATTGCTGCGGCCGGATTGCTTTTGGCGGCAGGCAATCTAGGCGATCGTTATGGCAGGCGCGGCTGGCTCACGATCGGCCTTGTCATTGTCGGCGCCTCGTCTGCGGTGGCCGCCAGCGCCGGCTCGGCGCAAGCAGTCATCGGGGCGCGCGCGGTGATGGGGGTCGGTGCCGCGATCATCTTTCCGACATCGCTGGCGTTGGTCACAAATGTTTTCGTTGATTCGACGCACCGCGCCAGAGCAATTGGAGTCTGGTCGGCGGTCACTGGCATCGCGGTGGTTGTTGGGCCGATTCTGGGCGGATGGCTGATAGAGCACTTCTCGGTGGGCTCGATCTTTTGGGTCAATGTACCGATCGCGGTTGTCGCCATAGTCAGCGTAAATATGTTTGTACCAACCTCGCGCAACCCCGATCGCCCACCGCTTGACCTGCCGGGGCTGCTCGTATCGACCATCGGCGTCACCGTCTTGACCTACACGCTCATCGAGGCGCCCAACATCGGCTGGGCCAGTGCGAGAACCGCTGCGGGCTTTGCGCTCGCGGTCGTCTTGCTCGCGGTGTTCCTCTGGGTGGAACGAAGAACGTGGCACCCAATTCTTGATCTGTCGATCTTCGCGAACCGCCGGTTCTCCGGAGGAACCGCGGCGGTCACAACCGCCTATCTGGTGATGTGCGGCTTCATCTTCGTTGCCACGCAGTACCTCCAATTTGTGGCTGGCTACCGCGCGTTCGACACGGGGGTGCGGCTGGTGCCGCTTGCGTTCTCCTATGCGGGCCTCAGTGTCATCGCTCCGCGCATTGTCGAACGGGTGGGTACCACCGCAGTGGTCACCAGTGGCCTTGTGATGGTGGCGGTTTCCGTGGCCTGCGCGGGTGGCTTCGACGCCGGCACGCCGTATTGGCTGATCGCGGCGGTGATGACCGCGCTCGGCAGCGGACTGGGCCTCACCATGGCCCCGGCCAGTGAGGCGATCATGGGTTCATTGAGCCCGACCGCCGCCGGTGTCGGATCGGCGGTGACCGGGGTGTCCCGCCAACTCGGGGCATGCCTGGGAGTGGCCATCGTGGGCAGCGTCTTCGCATCGGTCTACCTGAGGTCGATGAGCGATAATGCGGCGTTGCATGGCCTCGATCCGGCGGCGCGTGCCGCGATGCGGCAGTCGATGGCGGCAGCCAAGCAGGTGCTCGACCAGCTCCCCGTCGGGGAGGCGCCAGCCATCCGGCATGCCGTCGAATCGGCATTCCTGGAAAGCTTTGGCGTCGGTTGTCTGGCATGCGGGGTATTCGCCGCGGTCGGCGCGGTCGTGGTCGCATTCCTGTTACCCGCGCGCGGTGAGGCCCGCGACGACGTTGCGGTGTCGGTGGCGGCCTCGGCCATCGGGCCAGCTGAAGGAGGCAAATGA
- the lsr2 gene encoding histone-like nucleoid-structuring protein Lsr2, protein MAKKVTVTLVDDFDGAGAADETVEFGLDGVTYEIDLSSKNAAKLRGDLKQWVAAGRRVGGRRRGRSGSGRGRGAIDREQSAAIREWARRNGHNVSTRGRIPADVIDAFHAAGS, encoded by the coding sequence ATGGCTAAGAAAGTTACCGTCACCTTGGTCGACGATTTCGACGGTGCCGGTGCTGCTGACGAAACGGTTGAATTCGGGCTTGACGGGGTGACCTACGAGATTGACCTTTCTTCCAAGAATGCCGCGAAACTGCGCGGTGATCTGAAGCAATGGGTTGCGGCGGGTCGGCGCGTCGGTGGCCGGCGACGTGGGCGTTCGGGATCCGGACGTGGCCGCGGCGCTATCGACCGCGAGCAAAGCGCGGCCATCCGGGAATGGGCACGCCGTAATGGGCACAATGTGTCGACCCGTGGCCGTATCCCGGCCGACGTCATCGACGCATTCCACGCTGCCGGTTCATAG